Sequence from the Christiangramia fulva genome:
GGAATTCAGTGAAGAGGCCATACAGGTTTTAAAAGAGAATGAATGGCGGGGAAATGTCAGAGAACTGCGCAATGTCATCGAGCGCCTTATTATCCTCGGCGGTAAGGAAATCTCTGATGAGGATGTAAAACTTTTTGGAAGTCGATTTTAAAACAGGAATATGAATTTGCGAGTGCTCAATTCCCTGGTGAGTTTCCTAATTTTTTGTGCGATTTACCTGATCTTATACTGGATCACATTTCTGATTTTTCCTTCTTTTGGTGGATTCTTAAAACCGGCGGTTTTGGGAGGTATTACCGTATTGATCTCACCACGCTTTAAACGCTACGAGGTTATGGGAGAAAAACGCTATGAGTTTAAATGGATTTTTCAACAAAGCTAAACTTATTCCTTCGGCGGGTCGTATCTTAAAAAATACATGGTGTCGCCACTGGGATGTGCCCATTCATGGAATAGCTCAAATCCGAATTTTTGATAAACCAGCGAATTCTTTCGCATTCTTGTTTCGGCATATAAGGGAAGATTATATTCTTTGGCTCTGCGATAAAATTCGTCTTTCATTTCTTTTCCCACCTGCGTATCAGCACCCCTGGAGTCTTTAAGTATTCCCCAGAACCAGCAGTAAAGATATTCTCCTTCCTGAGGCCGTTGTTTCTCAATATACTTTTGGGTTTTGATGATCTGGTAAGCATTTTTTATACCTGTGACATTTAAGACAAGACCCAGTTGAGCCCATAGATCTTTCCAAATATTGTTATCTTTCTTGCTGGTTTTAAAAAGAATGGCGATGCCTTTGCCGTTTTCGGAAACGATTAGCGCATCTTTTTCAATGCCCTTTTCCACCATATGCCTGGCGAGATAGCGAAATCGCTTATCACGGTTTCCACCTTTTTGAACCACATCCAGGGAAGAAGGAATTTCCTTTAGCAGGACAGTAACCTTCTCTATAATATCTTGTTTTTCTTCTTCGTTCAAGGTAAATTTCTTTGTTGCGAAGATAAAAAATTTAAATCTGAATAAATCGTATATAATATCAAAAGAATAGCATCATGCGCAGTATAGACCATTCAAAATTTCGGGTTGTTGAGGATATCAGACTTTCAAAAACTGAAACCTATTTAGACCTGAATACTTCAGAAAAAAATATTATAAAAGAATTGGAGAAGATCAGGAAGGATCTTGGGGAATGGCAGGATAAGCTGTATGCCCACGGGAAATATTCAGTATTGATCTGTCTTCAGGGAATGGATACTTCCGGAAAAGACAGCCTTATTAGGGAAGTTTTCAAAGATTTCAACAGCCGGGGAGTGGTGGTGCATAGCTTTAAATCGCCTTCAACTAACGAGCTGCGCCATGATTATCTCTGGCGGCATTACGTCGCATTGCCGGAAAGGGGAAAATTCGGAGTTTTTAACAGAACCCATTACGAAAATGTTCTGGTCACAAGAGTTCATCCCGAATATATCTTGAATGAAAATCTTCCGCATGTGAATTCGATAAAAGATATAGATGAAAATTTCTGGCAGACCAGGTTCCGAGAAATCAGGGATTTTGAAAGGCATATTTCTGAAAATGGAACCATCATTTTCAAATTTTTTCTTCACCTTTCAAAAGAGGAACAAAAACACCGCCTGCTAAGAAGGCTGGATAAACCCAATAAAATCTGGAAATTTTCCCCCGGCGATCTTAAAGAACGAAAGATTTGGAGCCAATACCAGCTTTCTTACCAGGAAGCGATTAATAATACATCTACTGAAAAGGCTCCCTGGTACATAATTCCGGCCGATAGTAAACCTTCGGCAAGATACCTTGTTGCAAAGATTCTACTTGAAGAGTTAACAAACTATGAAGATGTGAAAGAACCGCCACCGTCTCCCGAAGTGAAAAAAAATATGGATGAATATCGTGAACAACTAAAAAAGGAATAGTTTTTGGCTGAATTCTATTAAAAATTATAAGTTTTAAAATTATTTTAGCGCCTCAAATTATATTTATGAAATCTTTTAAATCTCTTCTAATACTATTGTTTCTGAGTTTTTCTGTGGTTGCACAGGATCAAAGCGATAAAGATTCCCTTAATATTCGTAATTTTTATGATATGTCCCTGCTGCATGGCAAAAGCTATGATTGGCTGGATTATCTTTCCAATGAAATTGGCGGCAGGCTTTCAGGTTCTTACGAAGCCCAACAGGCAGTGGAATATACAAAAAGCGAGCTTGAAAAACTCGGTTTGGATAAAGTCTGGTTGCAACCGGTTATGGTACCAAAATGGGTGCGTGGGGAAAGGGAATTCGGTTATATTCAAACCGGGCCCGGTTCTACCAGAAATATTAATATCACAGCTCTTGGAGGATCAGTTGCGACCCCTCAGGGAGGTACCAGGGCTAAAGTTATTGAAGTACAGGGAATTGAAGACCTGGCTGAATATGGCCGTAAAAATATTGAAGGAAAGATCGTTTTTTTCAATCGTCCCATGCGTGCCGACCTGATCAATACCTTTGAAGCTTATGGCGGAGCGGTAGATCAGCGTCATGACGGAGCCAAAGAAGCAGCAAAATATGGAGCTGTGGGAGTGATCGTTCGTTCTATGAACCTTCGCCTTGATGATTATCCGCATGCCGGAAATATGAGTTATGGTGATCTTCCAAAAAGTGAAAGAATACCCGCTGCCGCGATCTCTACTAATGATGTTGAATATCTTAGCGGATTGTTGAAAATTCAGAAAGACCTGGAACTTTATTTTAAACTCAACTGCAAACAACTCGATGATGTTCAATCTTATAATGTGATCGGCGAAATTACCGGAAGCGAACATCCCGAAAAGATTATGGTCGTTGGCGGGCACCTGGATTCCTGGGATCTTGGCGACGGTTCGCATGATGACGGAGCCGGAGTAGTACAATCTATGGAAGTGTTGAGGTTGTTCAAAGAAACCGGGTATAAACCTAAAAATACCATTCGTGTTGTTCTTTTTATGAATGAAGAAAATGGTCTTCGCGGTGGAAAGAAATATGCCGAAGTCGCAAAAGAAAAAGGAGAAAATCATGTTTTTGCCCTGGAAAGTGACTCCGGCGGATTTACCCCAAGAGGATTCGGATTTGAGGCTAATGATGCTCAATTTGAAAAGATCCAATCCTGGAAACCACTTTTTGAACCTTACTTGATCCATTATTTTGAGAGAGGTGAATCGGGAGCCGATATTGGTCCTCTGAAAGGTGGCAATACAGTTCTTGCCGGTTTAAAACCAGATTCACAGCGTTATTTTGATTATCATCATACCGCTATAGATACTTTCGATAAGGTTAGCAAACGGGAATTGGAACTCGGTGCGGCTACGATGGCATCTTTAATGTACCTTGTAGATAAATACGGATTCGATAATAGTCACAAAGCAGACTCTGCTTCAAGTCAGTAACAGATCTTAATTTCTCTTTTTCGGGAAATATAAAAGGCCCTACCTTTGCGGATTAAATCCTTGTTTTGGAGTTAACATCCTATACCAAAGAATTCGGTAGAAATCTTCAAATCGCATACCCTGTCATGCTCGGGCAGCTGGGGCATGTCATGGTGGGTCTCGCCGATAATATTATGGTGGGACAGCTTGGGGCGGCACCGCTTGCCGCAGTTTCTTTGGGCAATGCGATGATTTTTATTGCCATGTCTTTGGGAATAGGTTTCTCTTTTGCCATTACTCCTTTAATTGCTGAAGCCGATGGTGCTGAGGACCTGTTAGGTGGCCGAAGTTATTTTCATCATGGTGTTATTCTGTCAACCATAAATGGAATTTTTCTGTTTATCCTGCTGCTTATCGCTAAACCTCTCCTTTATTATTTAGATCAACCACCCGAAGTGGTAACACTCGCTATTCCGTATTTGAATATAGTGGCTCTTTCCATGATCCCGTTGATGATGTTCCAGGCCTTCAAACAATTTGCCGACGGACTTTCACAAACGCGCTATGCCATGTATGCTACTCTTATAGCCAATGTGGTAAATATTCTGTTTAATTACTTGCTCATTTATGGGATATGGATATTTCCGAGGCTTGAGTTGGAGGGAGCGGCGATAGGAACTTTAATTTCAAGGTTCTTTATGCTCTGGTTTATTTGGGAAATCCTGAGAAGGAAAACAAAATTCTCAGAATATTTCAAGTGGTCAAAAAAGGAAATGATCAAACTTGACATTTTTAAAAGGATTTTATCTTTAGGATTGCCCACAGCTTTACAGATGCTTTTTGAAGTAGCAATATTCACGGCAACCATTTTCCTGGCCGGAAACCTTGGAACCAATCCGCAGGCAGCCAACCAAATCGCTCTCAATCTTGCTTCCATGACGTTTATGATAGCAGTGGGCCTTGGTGTTACAGCGACAATACGAGTGGGAAACCAGGTAGGACTTAAACGATACAGGGAGTTGCGGAGAATTGGATTTTCAATTTTCTTACTGGTTTTTCTTATTGAAGCTATCTTTGCTATTCTTTTTATTGTCCTAAAAGACCTTTTACCAACTTTTTATATAGATAATGCCGAGGTGATTATGCTCGCTGCACAATTACTGGTAATTGCCTCGCTTTTTCAATTAAGCGATGGAATGCAGGTGGTGATTTTAGGAGCTTTAAGAGGGCTTCAGGATGTGAAAATACCCACGGTGATCTGTTTTATCGCTTACTGGATCATAGGCTTTCCCGTGAGTTTTTATTTCGGGCAGGCTGAAAGGCTGGGAAGTATGGGTATCTGGCTGGGATTGCTGGCCGGACTCACTTCTTCCGCTTTATTGTTGTATTTTAGATTTAATTATCTGAGCAAAAAATTAATTCATTCAAAAGAAAGAACTGTAAAATATGGAGCTTCCTAAATTTATCCTGGGCGATAATACCGATTTTCCCAATTCCATTTTTGTAATTCATACCGAATTTCCCCGGTTTATTATCAACCTTGAGAATGATGAGGTGGAATGGCTGGAAGATTTTGACAAATCTGATGAGGATGAACTTTTCAGTGAAGCCGAAAATCTTATCACCCAGGCTAATGAATTCTACGACCGTGAGGTGAGCCGCTACGAAGAGGAATAATGGAAAAACTGGCTGCACTGGACAGGGAGTTGTTCCTGTATTTCAACAATCTTGGCTCAGAACGCTGGGACTGGTTGTGGGTCGCACTTAGCGATAAATGGATGGCGATCCCATTCTATGCGGTTTTGTTGTACCTTTTATTTAAAAAACTCGGTTGGAGATCTACTCTCATCACTATGCTGGTGGTCGCCTTACTTATTACAGCTACCGATCAACTTGCCAATTTTTTCAAACATACTTTTGAACGGCCGCGACCATGCCGGCAGGAAGGAGTGATGGAATTCGCAAGGTTCGTTGCCGAGCGCTGCGGTCGTTATGGGTTCTTTTCGGCACATTCGGCAAATTCGATGGGAGTAGCGGTATTTTTAAGTCTGATTTTCAAAAGCTTTTATAGGAACCTTTATCTAATCCTTATTTTTTGGGCAATACTGGTATCGTACAGCCGAATTTATCTCGGGGTGCATTATCCCGGCGACGTACTCACCGGATGGTTCTTCGGGGTAATTTTAGGATTCCTTTTCTATCAGCTCTGGCTGAAGATCTATGAGAAATTGAGAAAGGCAAAAGAGAATTCAGGTAAGGCTTAAAAGATATTTTGCTGCGGCGAAGGCTGTGGTTTTATTCTCTTCGATAAGTTTAAGCTGTTCTTTTAAGGCTTTTTTTACAGTTTCATTTTCATAAAACCGGTTTTTCAGGTAATCGTTGATGGTTTGATACATCCAGAATTTGTTCTGTTCCTGCCTGTTTTTGAAGAAAAATTTATTCTCTTCCACCTCTTTCCTAAAATCAGAAATCATTTTCCAGATATCTTCAATTCCTTCATTAAGAAGTGCGCTGCAGAGTTTCACTGAAGGTTTCCAGCCGCTTTCTTTGGCGGGATAAAGTTGAAGTGCCCGGCTGAATTCAAGTTTTGCGTCGCGTGCGGCCTTTAAATTTTCTCCATCGGCTTTGTTAATGACAATGGCATCTGCCATTTCAACAATTCCTCTTTTGATACCTTGAAGTTCATCGCCGGCACCGGAGAGTTTCAACAAAAGAAAAAAGTCGGTCATGCTGTGTACAGTGGTCTCGCTTTGTCCAACTCCTACGGTTTCAATTAGAATAACATCGAAACCTGCGGCCTCGCAGAGAACAATACTTTCACGGGTTTTTCTGGCCACACCTCCAAGGGAATCGCCACTGGGAGAAGGTCGAATAAAGGCATCTGGTTCCTTTACCAGGTTTTCCATCCGGGTTTTATCTCCTAAAATACTTCCGTGGGATACAGAACTACTGGGATCTACTGCCAGCACCGCCACTTTTTTGCCCTTTGAGATCAGAAAACTACCAAAGCTTTCAATAAAAGTACTTTTTCCTACCCCCGGTACACCTGTAATTCCTATTCTGATTGATTTTTGAGAAAAAGGCAAGGCTTTTTCAAGAATGATGTTTGCCTGTTGCTGATGTTTTTTTTGATTGCTTTCAATAAGGGTGATCGCTCGGCCTAACGCAGTTTTATTGCCCTGGAGCAATTGCTCTACCAGTTCGTCTGCGCTAAATTTTTTTTTTCGGAAACTCCTGATCCTTTGCGCCGATGCATTACTAATATTGCGGGCTTCAGGTTTGTTTTTCGATTCATTTAAGGCTGATTTTCCTTCCTTTTTGTTCAAGACAGTATGGTTTTAAGACAAATTTAAGAATTCCCGTTATGAAGCATCCTCTAATGCATGGTATATTGAGAAAACCTAAATTACTTAAATTAATTCAACAGATGAAAACATTATATAAAACGAAGGTGACCACCACCGGCGGAAGAAAAGGTAGGGTAAAAAGTGAAGACGGTGTCCTGAATCTATCTTTAAGCCTGCCGGAAGGACTTGGGGGAAAAGGCGGAAATAATACCAATGCCGAACAACTCTTCGGAGCCGCTTATTCGGCCTGTTTCGGAAGTGCACTTGAAGAAGTAGCCGACAAGCACGAAGTGAAATTAGGAGATTTCAGCGTCACTGCTACTGTTAAAATAGGCAAAACCGACAAAGGGAATTTGCAGCTGGCCGTGATCCTGGATTCTTTTTTGCCCGGAGTTGAGGTGAAAATGGGAGAACAATTGGTAAATGAAGCTCATGAAATTTGTCCTTATTCCAGAGCCACACGTGATAATATTGATGTTACTCTTAATTTGCTGATTGA
This genomic interval carries:
- a CDS encoding PPK2 family polyphosphate kinase, with protein sequence MRSIDHSKFRVVEDIRLSKTETYLDLNTSEKNIIKELEKIRKDLGEWQDKLYAHGKYSVLICLQGMDTSGKDSLIREVFKDFNSRGVVVHSFKSPSTNELRHDYLWRHYVALPERGKFGVFNRTHYENVLVTRVHPEYILNENLPHVNSIKDIDENFWQTRFREIRDFERHISENGTIIFKFFLHLSKEEQKHRLLRRLDKPNKIWKFSPGDLKERKIWSQYQLSYQEAINNTSTEKAPWYIIPADSKPSARYLVAKILLEELTNYEDVKEPPPSPEVKKNMDEYREQLKKE
- a CDS encoding M20/M25/M40 family metallo-hydrolase — its product is MKSFKSLLILLFLSFSVVAQDQSDKDSLNIRNFYDMSLLHGKSYDWLDYLSNEIGGRLSGSYEAQQAVEYTKSELEKLGLDKVWLQPVMVPKWVRGEREFGYIQTGPGSTRNINITALGGSVATPQGGTRAKVIEVQGIEDLAEYGRKNIEGKIVFFNRPMRADLINTFEAYGGAVDQRHDGAKEAAKYGAVGVIVRSMNLRLDDYPHAGNMSYGDLPKSERIPAAAISTNDVEYLSGLLKIQKDLELYFKLNCKQLDDVQSYNVIGEITGSEHPEKIMVVGGHLDSWDLGDGSHDDGAGVVQSMEVLRLFKETGYKPKNTIRVVLFMNEENGLRGGKKYAEVAKEKGENHVFALESDSGGFTPRGFGFEANDAQFEKIQSWKPLFEPYLIHYFERGESGADIGPLKGGNTVLAGLKPDSQRYFDYHHTAIDTFDKVSKRELELGAATMASLMYLVDKYGFDNSHKADSASSQ
- a CDS encoding MATE family efflux transporter: MELTSYTKEFGRNLQIAYPVMLGQLGHVMVGLADNIMVGQLGAAPLAAVSLGNAMIFIAMSLGIGFSFAITPLIAEADGAEDLLGGRSYFHHGVILSTINGIFLFILLLIAKPLLYYLDQPPEVVTLAIPYLNIVALSMIPLMMFQAFKQFADGLSQTRYAMYATLIANVVNILFNYLLIYGIWIFPRLELEGAAIGTLISRFFMLWFIWEILRRKTKFSEYFKWSKKEMIKLDIFKRILSLGLPTALQMLFEVAIFTATIFLAGNLGTNPQAANQIALNLASMTFMIAVGLGVTATIRVGNQVGLKRYRELRRIGFSIFLLVFLIEAIFAILFIVLKDLLPTFYIDNAEVIMLAAQLLVIASLFQLSDGMQVVILGALRGLQDVKIPTVICFIAYWIIGFPVSFYFGQAERLGSMGIWLGLLAGLTSSALLLYFRFNYLSKKLIHSKERTVKYGAS
- a CDS encoding phosphatase PAP2 family protein; its protein translation is MEKLAALDRELFLYFNNLGSERWDWLWVALSDKWMAIPFYAVLLYLLFKKLGWRSTLITMLVVALLITATDQLANFFKHTFERPRPCRQEGVMEFARFVAERCGRYGFFSAHSANSMGVAVFLSLIFKSFYRNLYLILIFWAILVSYSRIYLGVHYPGDVLTGWFFGVILGFLFYQLWLKIYEKLRKAKENSGKA
- the meaB gene encoding methylmalonyl Co-A mutase-associated GTPase MeaB → MNKKEGKSALNESKNKPEARNISNASAQRIRSFRKKKFSADELVEQLLQGNKTALGRAITLIESNQKKHQQQANIILEKALPFSQKSIRIGITGVPGVGKSTFIESFGSFLISKGKKVAVLAVDPSSSVSHGSILGDKTRMENLVKEPDAFIRPSPSGDSLGGVARKTRESIVLCEAAGFDVILIETVGVGQSETTVHSMTDFFLLLKLSGAGDELQGIKRGIVEMADAIVINKADGENLKAARDAKLEFSRALQLYPAKESGWKPSVKLCSALLNEGIEDIWKMISDFRKEVEENKFFFKNRQEQNKFWMYQTINDYLKNRFYENETVKKALKEQLKLIEENKTTAFAAAKYLLSLT
- a CDS encoding organic hydroperoxide resistance protein, whose translation is MKTLYKTKVTTTGGRKGRVKSEDGVLNLSLSLPEGLGGKGGNNTNAEQLFGAAYSACFGSALEEVADKHEVKLGDFSVTATVKIGKTDKGNLQLAVILDSFLPGVEVKMGEQLVNEAHEICPYSRATRDNIDVTLNLLIEE